The Leadbettera azotonutricia ZAS-9 genome has a window encoding:
- a CDS encoding FecR family protein: MKTQHLRKMLAVVLFVCSITAISAQTAIITEIKGRVEVKEQGASAYTPAAQGQSVSTDAIISTGFKSTAAVTIGNSTLTVQPLTQLSLAEFSASAGAEKVNVTLRTGRVSANVNPPAGGKTDFTVRSPSATASVRGTSFDFDGVNLRVDEGTVAIAGRDRISVYVAAGKAAAANPDTGRTQSPAAAMREDLAPSMPIGVDAEGTGAAAASAPQVILGEAIFTPGFDWGNK, encoded by the coding sequence ATGAAAACACAGCACTTAAGAAAGATGTTAGCAGTAGTACTGTTCGTGTGCAGTATTACGGCGATTTCTGCCCAAACGGCGATCATCACAGAAATTAAAGGACGGGTCGAAGTAAAGGAGCAGGGCGCTTCCGCGTATACCCCTGCCGCCCAAGGCCAGAGCGTAAGCACCGATGCCATTATTTCCACCGGCTTTAAGAGCACCGCCGCTGTAACTATCGGCAACTCTACCCTGACCGTGCAGCCTTTAACCCAGTTAAGCCTTGCAGAGTTTTCGGCTTCCGCAGGCGCAGAAAAGGTAAACGTAACCCTGCGAACCGGCCGCGTCAGTGCAAACGTGAACCCCCCTGCCGGGGGCAAGACCGACTTCACCGTGCGCAGCCCTTCTGCCACCGCTTCGGTGCGGGGCACCTCCTTCGACTTTGACGGCGTAAACTTACGCGTCGACGAGGGCACGGTCGCCATAGCCGGCCGCGACCGCATCTCCGTCTACGTTGCCGCCGGTAAAGCCGCTGCCGCAAACCCCGACACCGGCCGCACCCAAAGCCCCGCCGCAGCCATGAGGGAAGACCTTGCCCCCTCGATGCCTATAGGGGTAGATGCAGAGGGAACAGGAGCAGCCGCAGCTTCGGCGCCCCAGGTGATACTTGGCGAAGCAATTTTTACACCCGGTTTTGACTGGGGGAATAAATAA
- a CDS encoding EF-Tu/IF-2/RF-3 family GTPase, whose translation MGLFGKKKAPDKGNAAAVNAKAAPSSAVRAQGDFPNTLTVDDVYSITGRGCVVTGQISAGLFTTGDQVNILRVNGSTAAAEIGGIESPRKRVNAAYKGDSVGILLMDITKSDIGPGDLIYRSEAPAAQEAAAEQKRICTSCGAVVALVPGKQGVCEFCGTPVVEGEL comes from the coding sequence ATGGGATTATTCGGAAAGAAGAAAGCGCCGGACAAAGGAAATGCCGCCGCCGTGAATGCCAAGGCTGCGCCATCCTCTGCTGTCAGGGCACAGGGGGACTTCCCCAACACACTCACGGTGGACGATGTGTATAGCATCACCGGGCGCGGCTGCGTGGTAACCGGGCAGATCAGCGCAGGCCTCTTTACCACTGGCGACCAGGTCAATATCCTCCGTGTCAACGGCAGCACCGCCGCTGCCGAGATTGGCGGTATCGAGTCTCCCCGCAAGAGGGTAAACGCCGCGTACAAAGGCGACTCTGTCGGTATCTTGCTTATGGATATTACCAAAAGCGACATTGGCCCAGGGGATCTTATCTACCGCAGTGAAGCGCCTGCGGCGCAAGAAGCGGCGGCAGAACAGAAGCGGATATGCACTTCCTGCGGCGCGGTGGTGGCGCTGGTTCCTGGTAAACAGGGTGTCTGCGAATTTTGCGGTACACCCGTTGTTGAAGGGGAACTTTAA
- a CDS encoding TPM domain-containing protein: protein MRTIKLSVLLLLSTLLAAATLFAEDRVLDLAGLLSDAQVQELERRIETIAAQYNFDIVIVTEEYIGNTDINDSAIYVFDDDDDDSDPYVSVDAYADDLFDYSGYGLGEGKDGVLLLQVTETRDYAFTVHGKGPMGGETVFTDWAQELAEKHLVEKLKADDYYGAYMGFIDDTAKYLAVRASGRHFTRFYTGALSFSLIAWIVSFIVAFLVVSIWKRGMNTAKSSGQAAPYIVSGSLQFVESSDKFLFSTVTKTARPKDTGSSSSGRSRTSSSGRSHSGRSGKY from the coding sequence ATGAGAACAATCAAACTAAGCGTATTACTGTTACTATCAACACTGCTCGCTGCCGCCACCCTCTTTGCTGAAGACCGCGTTCTTGACCTTGCCGGTCTTTTAAGCGACGCCCAAGTACAGGAGCTGGAAAGGCGTATTGAAACTATTGCCGCCCAGTACAACTTCGACATTGTCATTGTAACCGAAGAATATATCGGCAATACAGACATTAACGATTCAGCTATTTACGTTTTCGATGACGACGATGACGATTCAGATCCCTATGTTTCCGTTGACGCCTATGCGGATGACCTTTTCGATTATTCGGGCTATGGCTTGGGCGAAGGCAAAGACGGCGTCTTGCTGCTCCAGGTTACCGAAACCCGCGATTATGCTTTTACCGTCCATGGCAAAGGCCCTATGGGGGGCGAAACGGTCTTTACCGACTGGGCCCAGGAACTTGCAGAAAAACATTTAGTAGAAAAACTAAAAGCCGACGACTACTACGGCGCATATATGGGCTTTATCGACGATACCGCTAAATACCTTGCTGTCCGCGCCAGCGGCAGGCACTTTACCCGTTTTTACACAGGCGCGTTGAGTTTTTCGCTTATCGCCTGGATAGTATCCTTCATTGTTGCCTTTTTAGTGGTCAGCATTTGGAAGCGTGGCATGAATACCGCCAAAAGCTCAGGCCAAGCCGCCCCTTACATCGTTTCCGGCAGCCTCCAATTTGTCGAAAGTTCTGACAAGTTCCTCTTCAGCACCGTAACCAAAACCGCCAGGCCTAAAGATACCGGCTCGTCCTCGTCCGGCAGGTCTCGTACCAGCTCTTCCGGTCGAAGCCACAGCGGCAGGAGCGGGAAGTATTAG
- a CDS encoding leucine-rich repeat domain-containing protein, which produces MNNTMKKVSGTILAVILFLTGCSNILSPAPDAGLSPAGTPGTGDQGSLVRVQVALFLGNGEGTGEPVPLNQAARGTLASPSAAAARTIYPEHFPADSADAATLFPGGLNYYIQTVNEADVTTNSTAQTPVDDAFLLELGLRYRISVYAYIGAPGGFSESNRVANGVSAIFTVSESTPEVPLILAPIVNAGSGFYTYSISYPEGVTAQVYLTSAGNYYLGDPLSNGTASTVDGVTTYALTTETSTPSTYYLFTVRLTKGDKTAGRSEIVWIARNLNTHIGGDDWVFTDDDFTQPLTADPVFVNAAKPYSSSATSYEFTLSNTVDWAGASNYPDGTVWKVYAAAAGSTLATGVTAERPSIYYPTFNLNGVDADDDGNPDAIPGGDYWVSATRPGAVESARTKLAIQVAAAGLADTLAGLIQTAILDGTHTGNYTDPLEIALTGYDISNIANWQILLPVIADKGKYLNLDLSGCTGTFIPGVGVLDVGGKGYITGIKLPIEVTSLAAYAFYSFSEFPAIDLSHITSLGNYALAYTYHLATITIDRADPTAFTSIAANAFDGRTTQTITLFVPLASVAACRADSVWGNFNVTAKGTPPGLGGLVTLSGLAMTGQPLTAAAILSGSGDITFKWYRDTTSGTLLQEHTVSATSDSYTLADADADHTIVVVVSRADLSGTVQSAPSAVVTDTVQLGDTATYWKLTGEGDDLTLVISGSGPMPATGMNGSAAPWYSSASKIKHLTIAEGITTIGPYAFCQSHRINTAIVIPDTVTSIGDSAFGYSDYLPGITLGAGVVTIGIEAFYGVHLTTIDLPASVTSIGANAFGGSALTTFTVAPGSPFEVTPYGFVIKTETGDIIAILSSAIDAVGVLDLRATSLTAIPAAAFINNATLTTVLLPAGVTSIGNRAFMNASSLTTVSAPGVSSVGSNAFAYTAITSITQGAGTPADGEAQFPALRNVGGEAFRYMQQLATVSLPAVKTLTFYSQFNYSTMTSVDLSGLVRYSTQNFEFCPALTDLYLGATPPTSANAGTGNENFYLDLFDLVSGYSNHSDITIHVPAGSLPAYAAKNWPGADGTLATITSGTSNSIDATFTFVDDVAP; this is translated from the coding sequence ATGAACAATACAATGAAAAAGGTGTCAGGCACCATTTTAGCAGTGATACTCTTTCTGACGGGGTGCTCGAATATCCTGAGCCCCGCGCCGGATGCGGGCCTGAGCCCGGCGGGCACGCCGGGAACCGGGGACCAGGGGTCCCTCGTCCGGGTGCAGGTCGCCCTGTTCCTGGGCAACGGCGAGGGGACCGGCGAACCGGTCCCCCTGAACCAGGCCGCCCGCGGCACCCTGGCTTCCCCGTCCGCCGCGGCTGCGCGGACCATATACCCGGAGCACTTCCCCGCGGACAGCGCCGATGCGGCCACCCTGTTTCCCGGGGGGCTGAATTATTATATCCAAACCGTTAATGAGGCTGACGTAACAACAAATAGTACAGCCCAGACTCCGGTGGATGACGCCTTTCTTCTGGAACTGGGGCTCAGATACCGGATCTCGGTGTACGCCTACATAGGCGCCCCGGGAGGTTTTAGCGAAAGTAACCGTGTGGCAAACGGCGTAAGCGCGATATTTACGGTAAGCGAAAGCACCCCTGAGGTGCCGCTTATCCTGGCCCCGATAGTAAACGCAGGCAGTGGCTTCTACACCTATAGCATTAGCTACCCTGAGGGGGTGACGGCCCAGGTCTACTTAACCTCGGCAGGAAACTATTACCTTGGCGACCCCTTGAGCAACGGCACGGCAAGCACCGTAGATGGCGTAACCACCTATGCCCTGACCACAGAGACCTCGACCCCCAGCACCTACTACCTCTTTACCGTCCGCCTTACCAAAGGTGACAAAACCGCCGGCCGCAGCGAGATAGTGTGGATTGCCCGGAACCTGAACACCCACATTGGCGGGGATGACTGGGTCTTTACCGACGACGACTTTACCCAGCCCCTGACGGCGGACCCGGTGTTTGTCAACGCCGCCAAACCCTATAGCAGCAGCGCGACAAGCTATGAATTTACCCTAAGCAACACCGTGGACTGGGCTGGCGCCAGCAACTACCCCGATGGCACGGTGTGGAAGGTCTATGCCGCCGCGGCCGGCAGCACCCTGGCAACGGGGGTTACCGCGGAGCGCCCCAGCATTTATTATCCCACCTTCAACCTGAACGGGGTGGACGCCGACGACGACGGAAACCCGGACGCGATTCCCGGCGGGGACTACTGGGTGAGCGCCACCCGGCCCGGCGCTGTCGAAAGCGCGCGGACCAAGCTGGCCATCCAAGTGGCGGCGGCGGGCCTGGCCGACACGCTGGCGGGCCTTATTCAAACAGCCATTCTCGACGGGACCCACACCGGCAACTACACCGACCCCCTGGAAATCGCCCTTACCGGCTACGATATTTCGAATATAGCCAACTGGCAGATCCTGCTTCCGGTTATCGCTGACAAGGGCAAGTACCTGAACCTGGACCTGAGCGGCTGCACCGGGACGTTTATCCCCGGCGTCGGCGTCCTGGACGTGGGCGGCAAGGGCTATATTACCGGCATTAAACTGCCCATCGAGGTGACCAGCCTGGCGGCCTACGCCTTTTATAGCTTCTCCGAGTTTCCGGCCATCGACCTTTCGCACATCACCAGCCTGGGGAACTACGCCCTGGCCTACACGTACCACCTTGCCACGATTACCATAGACCGGGCGGACCCGACGGCGTTTACCAGCATTGCCGCCAACGCGTTCGACGGCCGCACCACCCAGACCATCACCCTCTTTGTGCCGCTGGCAAGCGTGGCCGCCTGCCGGGCCGACTCGGTGTGGGGGAACTTTAACGTTACCGCCAAGGGAACCCCCCCCGGCCTGGGCGGCCTGGTGACCCTGAGCGGCCTGGCCATGACGGGCCAGCCCCTGACCGCCGCCGCCATCCTTTCCGGGAGCGGGGACATCACCTTTAAGTGGTACCGCGACACCACAAGCGGCACGCTCCTCCAGGAGCACACCGTCAGCGCCACATCGGACAGCTACACCCTGGCGGATGCCGACGCAGACCATACCATCGTGGTGGTGGTAAGCCGGGCGGACCTGAGCGGCACGGTGCAAAGCGCACCCAGCGCCGTAGTTACAGACACGGTGCAGCTTGGGGACACCGCCACCTACTGGAAGCTCACGGGCGAAGGCGACGACCTGACCCTGGTGATTAGCGGCTCCGGACCCATGCCCGCCACCGGCATGAACGGGAGCGCCGCCCCCTGGTACAGCTCTGCAAGCAAGATTAAACACCTCACCATTGCCGAGGGGATTACCACCATCGGCCCCTATGCGTTTTGCCAGAGCCACCGCATCAACACCGCCATCGTCATTCCCGATACGGTTACCAGCATTGGGGATAGTGCCTTTGGCTACAGTGACTACCTACCCGGCATTACCCTTGGGGCGGGGGTGGTAACTATCGGGATCGAAGCGTTTTACGGCGTTCACCTTACGACGATAGACCTCCCGGCCAGCGTGACCAGTATCGGGGCCAATGCCTTTGGCGGCTCCGCCCTTACCACCTTTACGGTGGCGCCGGGTTCCCCCTTCGAGGTGACCCCCTACGGCTTTGTCATCAAGACCGAAACCGGGGACATCATCGCTATCCTGTCCTCGGCGATTGATGCGGTCGGCGTCCTTGACCTCCGCGCCACGAGCCTCACGGCTATCCCGGCCGCCGCCTTTATTAACAATGCCACCCTGACCACGGTGCTGCTCCCGGCCGGCGTTACCAGTATTGGGAACCGCGCCTTTATGAACGCGAGCAGCCTGACCACCGTGTCCGCGCCGGGGGTTAGCTCCGTGGGGAGCAATGCCTTCGCCTACACGGCGATTACGTCGATAACCCAGGGCGCCGGTACGCCGGCCGACGGGGAGGCCCAGTTCCCGGCCCTGCGGAATGTGGGGGGCGAGGCCTTCCGTTACATGCAGCAGCTTGCCACGGTGAGCCTGCCGGCGGTGAAGACCCTGACCTTCTACAGCCAGTTCAATTACAGCACCATGACCAGCGTGGACCTTTCGGGGCTGGTACGCTATAGTACGCAGAACTTCGAGTTCTGCCCCGCCCTCACGGACCTGTACCTGGGGGCCACCCCGCCCACCTCGGCCAACGCCGGCACCGGCAACGAGAATTTCTATCTCGACCTGTTTGATCTGGTGTCCGGTTATTCGAACCACTCGGACATCACAATCCACGTGCCCGCAGGCAGCCTGCCCGCCTATGCGGCGAAGAACTGGCCCGGCGCAGACGGGACGCTGGCGACCATCACCAGCGGTACCAGCAACTCCATAGACGCGACGTTCACCTTTGTGGATGATGTCGCGCCATAA
- a CDS encoding leucine-rich repeat protein yields MKRTNKLIPAMVGALAALALIFAGCGGNSPSDPPLAPDAATPTASPNGGAFFSLPEVTLASTTAGAAIYYTTDGTDPAAAAEGTTMLYAAPFTLPNWGVVKAIAVKSGYNKSGVLTTAAYTQDTSAASRTPAADIASRPLPAVDSASLAFPLSGAAYDAGAVWAVYDTVYGTAASTRATVAYGVGGNTVTLTKIGADALPSGPYYVAVAESGKAESARLTLTVSPYVPPEGTPLPVISGSTTVAKTSADQTSVTFTLGNSDDFVASGGEGATIWKRYSAATGGSGSVNGALAGDVLTLSNIGSITSATTYYLTATNSGKAESAPRVAVTVTPFINATTTSRRPTVANDAALTLVKSNTADTSITVTLTNEPAFANYNDTDATVKTTWVVGHPAISVWSGSEGRPQGGISATNAGNILTLTRDNGKPLEGGAYQVMVKEGDKAWGGSASIITFTVANPGGGNLDGGVGYTLTGTDDNKTLAITYAGEGASEILDYTYDSPAPWYAERANIKTITVGAGITQIGAYAFYGTTATSVSLPAFLTTIKNYAFGGMPNLTTITIPATATLNWSGQNGPTSIFGNAMTAINVEAGNPSYTNNGGDGVLYNKEGTELLAFPKGKTGSFTIPSGVRTLNSDAFEYGSLSGLDIPATVISCGANFFYGATATDIELTVHWTTAAAIPTTGPRSNGKTTLHVPYGTTALYAAVSAWTGFKEVVERALDTRTPAITVASATVDRTDAKSAVFTLTGAAASFTDVTWKLYTTATGSGQPNGVSAVKSSSTLTLRHDTDLPSSVAGTHYWVSARETGKDESPRVELVVQVPSAAVSFLVTYWTSPADSLVTSAADTPVTISRNGLGGLHKTVTITALGTAADYNYRWFSINGGDWEYGNTDGEQSYIFNSAGKGNGNYNLEVRVQRKDDGKWYSGVVKITVTN; encoded by the coding sequence ATGAAACGTACAAACAAACTGATTCCGGCGATGGTCGGCGCCCTGGCGGCGCTTGCCTTAATCTTCGCCGGTTGCGGCGGCAACAGCCCCTCTGACCCGCCTCTGGCGCCCGACGCGGCGACCCCCACCGCAAGCCCCAATGGCGGCGCCTTCTTTAGCCTGCCGGAGGTAACCCTTGCAAGCACAACCGCCGGGGCAGCCATTTACTACACCACCGACGGCACTGACCCGGCAGCCGCCGCAGAGGGAACGACCATGCTCTACGCCGCGCCCTTTACCCTGCCTAATTGGGGCGTGGTAAAAGCCATCGCCGTCAAAAGCGGCTACAACAAGAGCGGCGTATTGACTACCGCGGCCTACACCCAAGACACCAGCGCTGCCTCCCGCACCCCCGCCGCCGACATCGCCAGCCGCCCGCTGCCCGCAGTGGACAGCGCGAGCCTGGCCTTCCCCCTTAGCGGGGCGGCCTATGATGCGGGCGCAGTCTGGGCGGTGTACGACACCGTCTACGGCACAGCCGCATCCACCAGGGCCACCGTGGCCTATGGCGTTGGCGGCAACACCGTAACCCTGACCAAGATAGGGGCGGACGCCCTTCCAAGCGGCCCCTACTACGTGGCTGTTGCCGAAAGCGGCAAAGCCGAAAGCGCCCGCCTTACCCTGACGGTAAGCCCCTATGTGCCTCCGGAAGGCACCCCCCTGCCGGTCATCTCCGGCAGCACCACCGTGGCCAAGACCAGCGCGGACCAGACCAGCGTTACCTTTACCCTGGGCAACAGCGACGACTTTGTCGCATCCGGCGGCGAGGGCGCCACCATCTGGAAGAGGTATAGCGCCGCAACCGGCGGATCGGGTTCGGTCAACGGCGCCCTTGCGGGCGATGTCCTGACCCTGAGCAACATAGGCTCCATAACCAGCGCCACCACCTACTACCTTACCGCCACCAACAGCGGCAAGGCCGAAAGCGCCCCCCGGGTCGCGGTGACCGTGACCCCCTTCATAAACGCCACCACCACCAGCCGGAGGCCCACCGTGGCGAACGACGCCGCCCTGACCCTGGTCAAGTCCAACACCGCGGACACCAGCATAACCGTTACCCTGACCAACGAACCGGCCTTTGCCAACTATAACGACACCGACGCCACCGTAAAAACCACCTGGGTAGTGGGGCACCCGGCCATAAGCGTCTGGAGCGGCAGCGAAGGCCGCCCGCAGGGGGGCATAAGCGCCACCAACGCGGGCAACATCCTTACCCTGACCCGCGACAATGGCAAACCCCTGGAAGGCGGCGCCTATCAGGTAATGGTGAAGGAGGGCGACAAAGCCTGGGGCGGCAGCGCCAGCATCATCACCTTTACCGTGGCGAACCCCGGCGGGGGCAACCTGGACGGCGGCGTGGGCTACACCCTCACCGGCACGGACGACAATAAGACCCTGGCCATCACCTATGCCGGCGAAGGGGCTTCGGAAATACTCGACTATACCTACGATAGCCCCGCGCCTTGGTACGCCGAGCGGGCCAACATTAAAACGATAACTGTGGGAGCAGGCATTACCCAGATAGGCGCCTACGCCTTTTACGGGACCACCGCCACCAGCGTCAGCCTCCCCGCGTTCCTTACCACCATTAAGAACTACGCCTTTGGCGGAATGCCTAATCTCACCACCATAACCATCCCCGCCACCGCCACCCTGAACTGGAGCGGCCAGAACGGGCCCACAAGCATCTTTGGCAACGCCATGACCGCCATCAACGTGGAAGCGGGTAACCCCAGCTACACCAACAACGGCGGCGACGGCGTGCTTTACAACAAGGAAGGCACGGAACTCCTCGCCTTCCCCAAGGGCAAAACCGGCAGCTTTACCATACCCAGCGGGGTACGCACCCTGAATTCCGACGCCTTTGAATACGGCAGCCTTTCCGGCCTGGACATCCCCGCCACGGTAATCAGCTGTGGGGCGAACTTCTTCTACGGCGCTACCGCCACCGACATCGAGCTGACGGTGCACTGGACTACCGCCGCCGCCATACCCACCACCGGCCCGAGAAGCAATGGCAAGACCACCCTCCACGTCCCCTACGGCACTACCGCCCTCTATGCGGCGGTTTCCGCCTGGACGGGCTTTAAGGAGGTGGTGGAGCGGGCCCTCGACACCCGCACCCCCGCCATCACCGTGGCAAGTGCCACCGTGGATAGGACCGACGCCAAAAGCGCGGTCTTCACCCTAACCGGGGCGGCGGCTTCCTTTACGGACGTCACCTGGAAGCTCTACACCACCGCAACAGGCAGCGGACAACCCAACGGCGTCAGCGCCGTCAAGAGCAGCAGTACCCTCACCCTGCGCCACGACACCGACCTGCCTTCCTCCGTCGCCGGAACCCACTACTGGGTTAGCGCCCGGGAAACCGGCAAGGACGAAAGCCCCCGGGTGGAGCTTGTCGTACAGGTACCCTCCGCAGCCGTCTCCTTCCTCGTCACCTACTGGACCAGCCCGGCGGATAGCCTGGTAACCAGCGCGGCGGATACCCCCGTAACCATCAGCAGGAACGGCTTGGGCGGCCTGCACAAGACCGTAACGATCACGGCGTTAGGGACAGCGGCGGACTACAACTATCGGTGGTTCAGCATTAACGGCGGCGATTGGGAATACGGCAATACGGACGGCGAACAGTCCTATATTTTCAACAGCGCCGGGAAAGGCAATGGGAACTACAACCTGGAAGTCCGGGTGCAGCGGAAAGATGATGGCAAATGGTATAGCGGGGTCGTCAAGATCACCGTGACAAACTAG
- a CDS encoding motility twitching protein PilT produces the protein MIPAYCLDACALITVVKKEPGFEIVRDLLRRATAREAAGLKSRHRMSHADALGLAAAKERGAAFVTSDHAELEPVEQHESNSFLWCGPSAFSEIAA, from the coding sequence ATGATCCCTGCGTACTGCCTCGACGCCTGCGCCTTGATAACCGTGGTCAAGAAGGAGCCGGGGTTTGAAATTGTCCGCGACCTGCTGCGCCGCGCCACCGCCAGAGAGGCGGCAGGTTTGAAATCCCGCCATAGGATGTCCCATGCAGATGCCCTGGGCCTGGCTGCCGCCAAAGAACGGGGCGCCGCCTTTGTTACCAGCGACCATGCAGAACTTGAACCGGTTGAACAGCACGAATCTAACTCCTTTCTCTGGTGCGGCCCTTCGGCCTTCTCCGAAATAGCAGCCTAA
- a CDS encoding SPFH domain-containing protein: MGLIKAALGAVGGAFADQWLEYFVCDSMEADVLAMKGQKKAGKRSSNTKGEEDVISNGSGIVVNKGQAAIIIADGKVADICAEEGTYTFEAGTEPSVFAGGLGAGLKGMLASMGDRIKHGGIPAKQHRIYYFNTKEIIGNKYGTPSPIPYKVVDPDINLKLLISLRCNGEYSYRIINPAAFYGFCGNVADTFTREKIDSQLKSEIITNLAPAFAKLGAGLEYQELPAHNLELAKILNEQLSSEWRDIRGIEIVKFGISALNALPEDEARIKQLQTAAVMRDPTMAAATLVNAQSDAMRSAASNPNGAGMAFMGMGMAANAGGMNAQSLYGLGAQNGPGQPGQGPQGGSPGPGPGPAPAGGAGTAGWTCSCGHAGNTGKFCADCGKTKPDSNAGWKCECGTVNGGKFCANCGKSKPQGQPLYRCDKCGWEPPDPKNVPKFCPECGDVFDENDIKK, encoded by the coding sequence ATGGGACTTATTAAAGCAGCATTAGGCGCCGTGGGCGGCGCGTTTGCGGATCAGTGGCTGGAATACTTTGTGTGCGACAGCATGGAGGCCGATGTTCTGGCGATGAAAGGCCAGAAGAAGGCAGGCAAGAGGTCGAGCAATACCAAGGGCGAAGAAGACGTAATTTCCAACGGCTCCGGCATCGTGGTGAACAAGGGGCAGGCGGCCATCATCATTGCCGACGGCAAAGTAGCCGACATCTGCGCGGAAGAGGGCACTTACACCTTCGAAGCGGGCACTGAGCCCAGCGTGTTTGCAGGGGGCCTTGGCGCAGGCTTAAAAGGAATGCTTGCCAGCATGGGCGACCGCATTAAGCACGGCGGAATACCCGCCAAGCAGCACCGCATTTACTATTTTAACACAAAAGAAATTATCGGCAACAAATACGGCACCCCGTCCCCTATCCCCTATAAGGTAGTAGACCCGGACATCAATTTGAAGCTCCTTATTTCGTTGCGCTGCAATGGAGAATACTCCTACCGCATTATCAACCCTGCGGCGTTCTACGGCTTTTGCGGCAACGTTGCCGACACCTTTACCCGCGAAAAAATCGACAGCCAGCTTAAGAGCGAGATTATCACCAACCTGGCGCCTGCTTTTGCCAAACTTGGCGCGGGCCTTGAATACCAGGAGCTGCCTGCCCACAACCTTGAACTGGCCAAAATCCTCAATGAACAGCTTTCGTCAGAGTGGCGCGACATTCGCGGCATCGAGATAGTCAAGTTCGGCATCAGCGCCCTTAACGCCCTGCCCGAAGACGAGGCCCGCATAAAGCAGCTCCAGACAGCGGCAGTTATGCGCGACCCCACCATGGCAGCGGCAACATTGGTAAACGCCCAAAGCGACGCCATGCGCTCTGCCGCGTCCAACCCCAACGGCGCAGGCATGGCCTTTATGGGTATGGGCATGGCAGCCAACGCCGGGGGCATGAACGCCCAAAGCCTCTATGGATTAGGCGCGCAAAACGGCCCAGGCCAGCCGGGCCAAGGCCCTCAGGGCGGAAGCCCTGGCCCTGGCCCCGGCCCCGCGCCAGCAGGAGGAGCAGGCACCGCAGGCTGGACATGCAGCTGCGGCCACGCAGGCAACACCGGCAAGTTCTGCGCCGACTGCGGCAAGACCAAGCCCGACTCGAACGCAGGCTGGAAGTGCGAATGCGGCACCGTAAACGGCGGCAAGTTCTGCGCCAACTGCGGCAAATCCAAACCCCAGGGCCAGCCCCTCTACCGCTGCGACAAATGCGGATGGGAACCGCCGGACCCAAAGAATGTGCCCAAGTTCTGCCCCGAATGCGGCGACGTCTTCGACGAGAACGACATCAAAAAATAA